The following are encoded in a window of Arthrobacter sp. OAP107 genomic DNA:
- a CDS encoding MoxR family ATPase — protein sequence MTMTSEQADWFAGTFEKLVANVGQAVLGKAHVIRLTFTAMLAEGHVLFEDAPGTGKTSLARALAATVQGSNSRIQFTPDLLPSDVTGVTIYDQKTQRFEFHKGPIFSNIVLADEINRASPKTQSALLEVMEESRVTVDGTTYEAGRPFMVLATQNPIEQAGTYRLPEAQLDRFLIKTSIGYPDHASTVQLLGGTNLKDRSRDLQPVITTQAVADMADLAATTHVDTAVLEYISRLCEETRNAPETRLGVSVRGALAMVRAAKVWAASQGRNFVLPDDIKDLAAVVWTHRFVMDPEAEFSGATAEAVLGRVLADVAAPQQRAAV from the coding sequence ATGACAATGACTAGCGAGCAGGCCGACTGGTTTGCAGGGACGTTCGAGAAGCTCGTCGCCAATGTGGGCCAGGCCGTCCTGGGCAAAGCCCACGTCATCCGCCTGACCTTCACCGCGATGCTCGCCGAAGGCCATGTCCTCTTCGAAGACGCCCCCGGCACCGGCAAGACCTCCCTGGCCCGGGCCCTCGCAGCCACGGTCCAGGGCTCCAACAGCCGAATCCAGTTCACCCCTGACCTGCTGCCCTCGGACGTCACCGGCGTGACCATCTACGACCAGAAGACCCAGCGGTTCGAATTCCACAAGGGACCGATCTTCAGCAACATCGTCCTTGCCGACGAGATCAACCGGGCCTCGCCCAAGACGCAGTCCGCGCTGCTGGAAGTCATGGAGGAGTCCCGCGTCACCGTGGACGGCACCACCTACGAAGCCGGCCGCCCGTTCATGGTGCTGGCCACCCAGAACCCGATCGAGCAGGCCGGCACCTACCGGCTGCCCGAGGCGCAGCTGGACCGCTTCCTGATCAAGACCTCCATCGGGTACCCGGACCACGCCTCCACCGTCCAGCTCCTGGGCGGCACCAACCTCAAGGACCGCTCCCGGGACCTGCAGCCGGTCATCACCACGCAGGCCGTGGCCGACATGGCGGACCTGGCCGCCACGACGCACGTCGACACCGCGGTGCTGGAGTACATCTCCCGGCTTTGCGAGGAGACCCGCAACGCTCCCGAGACCCGCCTGGGTGTGTCGGTGCGCGGCGCCCTCGCCATGGTCCGGGCGGCGAAGGTCTGGGCCGCGAGCCAGGGACGCAACTTCGTCCTGCCGGACGACATCAAGGACCTCGCGGCCGTCGTCTGGACCCACCGTTTTGTCATGGACCCCGAGGCCGAGTTCTCCGGGGCCACGGCCGAAGCCGTCCTGGGGCGTGTCCTGGCCGATGTCGCGGCGCCGCAGCAGCGCGCCGCCGTCTAG
- a CDS encoding DUF58 domain-containing protein, whose amino-acid sequence MADGVWGRRVRPVLAVVSVLGWSVLAAAVLLWAAGNAFGWQEAKAAAIAALVLFVIAVGFILGRSSYGVVLDLARTRVAVGDSAVGSIAVSNTSARPLLPADLELPVGAATAVFHLPRMKPQQVHEDLFTIPTARRAVIVVGPVRSVRADPLHLLRRQVLWTEPEDLYVHPRTVALAGSAAGFIRDLEGMPTTELSSADVSFHALRDYVPGDDRRHIHWKTTARTNKLMVRQFEETRRAHLAISLSTNTDEYASEEEFELAISAAASIGRQAIREQRELDVLTQSGPLRCETGRNMLDDMTRIVGTPLRKTAVDLARTLADTVPNASVVFFVVGSQVTPTQLRSAAASVPPGVRSLAVLVDLGSAPARANIGDLTVLTVGDLADLPSVLRKAAA is encoded by the coding sequence ATGGCCGACGGCGTGTGGGGCCGCCGTGTTCGCCCTGTCCTGGCCGTGGTCAGCGTTCTTGGCTGGTCCGTGCTGGCCGCCGCGGTTCTTCTGTGGGCGGCCGGAAACGCCTTCGGCTGGCAGGAGGCCAAAGCGGCAGCCATTGCGGCGCTGGTGCTCTTCGTCATCGCCGTCGGGTTCATCCTGGGCCGGTCCTCCTACGGCGTGGTGCTCGACCTGGCCCGGACCAGGGTGGCTGTGGGGGACAGCGCCGTCGGAAGCATCGCCGTGTCCAACACGTCGGCCCGGCCGCTCCTGCCCGCTGACCTTGAACTGCCCGTCGGGGCGGCGACGGCCGTCTTCCACCTTCCGCGGATGAAGCCGCAGCAGGTGCACGAGGATCTCTTCACCATCCCCACGGCCCGCAGGGCGGTCATCGTTGTGGGTCCGGTGCGCTCCGTCCGGGCCGATCCGCTGCACCTGCTCCGCCGGCAGGTGCTCTGGACCGAACCGGAGGACCTCTACGTCCACCCCCGCACGGTGGCGCTGGCCGGTTCCGCGGCCGGGTTCATCCGCGACCTTGAGGGCATGCCCACCACCGAGCTGTCCAGCGCGGACGTGTCCTTCCACGCGCTGCGCGACTACGTCCCGGGGGACGACCGGCGGCACATCCACTGGAAAACCACCGCCCGGACCAACAAACTCATGGTCCGCCAGTTCGAGGAAACCCGCCGCGCCCACCTGGCCATTTCGCTGTCCACCAATACGGACGAGTACGCGTCCGAAGAGGAATTCGAGCTGGCCATATCGGCAGCCGCGTCGATCGGCCGGCAGGCCATCCGTGAACAGCGCGAACTGGATGTCCTGACCCAGTCCGGCCCCCTGCGCTGCGAGACCGGCCGGAACATGCTGGACGACATGACCCGGATCGTCGGCACCCCGCTGCGGAAGACCGCCGTCGACCTCGCCCGCACGCTTGCCGACACAGTTCCAAACGCCTCGGTGGTCTTCTTCGTGGTGGGCAGCCAAGTGACGCCCACCCAGCTCCGCTCGGCCGCCGCGTCGGTGCCGCCCGGAGTGCGGAGCCTTGCCGTGCTCGTGGACCTTGGCTCCGCCCCCGCCCGCGCCAACATCGGCGACCTGACCGTGCTCACGGTCGGTGACCTCGCCGACCTTCCCTCCGTCCTGCGAAAGGCTGCAGCATGA